TTATTAAGCAAACAGCCAGAAGTACAACATAGGGCTCAGCAAgtcatgatgaagaaaaaaatcaggaaaagtgATGAAAGCTATTTACCACCATGTTCAGAACACTATACTGTTAATATAAAGCATATAAACCTTTTCCCCTCTAATTGAATTGCACAAGTCATTAAGATTAGGTTTTGATGTTTTACAATTTTCCTTAATATGGTTAGTAAATTCAAATAGCAGAATATCATAGAAAATTCTTCCTGATAGTTAACACTGCTCACATATTTTCGTGGCCTTTTAAGTCTCAAGAATTATAattcaatgttttcctttctattttcttccagttAAGATGCAGTTGATATAGCTTTGAAACCATTATATATCAGAGGACttcctattaaaaaataaattgcagACCTTTAGAAAATATGGTATAAATAAAAGATATGTTTTTAAATGAggcaaaatttatttattctaaaCTTGATTATGAAAgtttctgtgtgtgagagaaaaatagagaaagaaagggtcAGAGAAGgtgagcagagaaagggagagagatggagaaaggggccttgtagagggagagagaaaaaaagtattggggtagaagaaaagaggagaaaagatgAAGTGgaaaagaggaacagagagagaggagaaatggatgagaggaagaaaaaggagatggggaggagaggagaaaaaaaattattttagttttatatgaataaaaagataaaaaggagaaTATAACATAATAGCCATCATAACAGCCATAAAGACATAACAGCCATCAAGGGACTATTTTAGGTAaaggaaggagacagcaggatgGGACAGAATGGTAGCAGGAtggcagaagaagcagaagaggaagatggGAAAAAACCTACATGTAAAAAGGCTgctatgaaagaaaggagagatagaaagatttggaggggacaggagctccaaaggagaaCCAATAGAGACATAAAAACAGCCCTGGGagacctgaagagaatgataccccaacaaaGGACAGTGCAtgttctcccttcctttctttattctttcttttcttctttcctttgttcattcctctcttcttccctccattATTCCTTCCCAgtctcattctttttttcctcatttgctttcttaaaaatgaaattaaaaacaaaagaaaaaaagggagctTTGGGATAGAGTAGAACCTGTGGATGATTCAACATTATGGGATGTTTTCATTGGACTTCTACAGTCTCTATGGCATAATTTTGAGACACTTATTTCTACACAGATTAGCATTTGCTTAGACAATTTGGCCATTGTAATTAAAATATCCCTGGATAATCATGATAAAAAACTTTGTGTTAATATTAATATCTAggaatattttgaattattaAGATGTATGCTTTCTATGGTTGTGATTTTCTAGGTCATGAACATTTTTTGGCTTTCCAAAAAATATAGACTATTTCATATACTATGAATCTTGAACCAACCTAAGTAAagtcaatattttcttttgtgtacttgagagttGTTTAATGTGGAGCAAACCAGTCTTTTTGTGAGAATACACAAAACCAGGGCACTAATTCCTCTCACCAATTGATACAAAGGTATTGCAGTTAATCTGACATGTAGAAAAAGGAATTCAGAGTATTTGAGCATTATATACCATGGCATACCTACTGTctctactgaaaaaaaaacatttaaatctaTAGCATATTAAACATAAAGTATGGTTTTGCTAAGAAGGACATTGAAACACTGTTAAAACATTATACAATCAACTATTTGCTTGGTGTCTCAAGATGTCAACATCACCATGGCTACAATATTCTCAGTATGAGATTAGATAAAGCAATGTAGGTCACTAGGAAATGATCGGGTCTTTGGAATGATGCTAACATATCAGCAGTTAGCTCAAAAATGTGTCTTTAACAttttagagaaatataaaattaatctTTCTATTTAAATACTAGACATAGTTACCTCAAATTCTTTGGTCTGACACTGTCTGTTTCTTGAGCTTTTTTGGAATTATCCAAGGAGAAAAATTGAAACTACTGTAAGGTTATTCAGCTTATTTCACTTATTTAAGATCAATGCACTGTTTGGAAAATTATTAATTCCACATGATATGTAAAATACTAATTGTGAGATTGGAATATAATAAGTAAGTCATGTGTGACATGCAGAATCAAGAATTctcaaattttatatatttagtaaTTGCCAGAAACAGTGTAATATAATGTCATCCTTAATTATTATTAAGGAAGAAAATGACTGGAATTCTCCTTCATATTAGAAAATATGGCAAAGGAATTAATAGAATGGAGTCAGGCAAAGTATATAGTGCCTAGATCTGTTTCATCCTTAGATCTGTTTCTGTAATTCATTTATATATGACATTTATGTATTTCTTCGAATGTAAAATGTGTATCAGAACAGGATCCATTTAGTTGCATGAAAGTTAAATATGTACAAAATGTCTACTATAGAAtactattattaataatatttagtTAAGGGGgatggagatatggctcagttgtTGAAGAGCAATGGCctcttttccagaggacctgaaatTTCCAGCAACCTCTTGACTGCTTACAATTATCTGTAGCCCAGCTTCAAGTGATTtgacaccatcacacagacatatgtgcaggaaAAATATCAATGCACatacaataaattaataaatcattaaaaataatatttagctAAACATTTGGATGATAATTGTGCATTTTCCCCAAAGGGTTTAATAATGGGTATAAATATGACTATTGCTATTAAATTTATCaatttctataaaaataaaaaatatttctttaaaactaaaaacctttttgtttaatttcagaTGATCTAAGACTCACCTGTGCATGTGTACTCACCTAGAATTCATGGAAAATCATAAAAATGTCACAGAGTTTGTTTTTATGGGCCTTTGGGAAAATAGACAAATAGAACTGCTgttctttctgctgtttctgctttgttATCTGGCTGTCTTAATGGGGAACTCTGTCATTCTAATCACCGTCACATGCAGCCACTTGATAGAACAACCAATGTATTACTTTCTATGCCACCTCTCTTTCATGGACCTCTGCTACACTTCTACTGTGGTTCCCAGGCTCATCAGGGACTTGGCTGCAGCAAGAAAAAACATTTCCTATAATGAATGCATGACCCAGCTCTTTACTGCCCATTTGCTGGCAGGTGTGGAAATCTTCATCTTGGTGTCTATGGCCTTGGACCGCTATGTTGCCATTGTCAGACCCCTGCACTACATGGTTATCATGAACAGGAGGAGATGTGATATGCTAATTTTCACCGCCTGGGCAGTGGGATTCTGGCATTCTATTGCTTTACTGCTCATGGTGCTCAGTCTGCCTTTCTGTGGTCCCAACCACATCAATCACTACTTGTGTGATATAAAACCTCTTTTGAAGCTGGTCTGTAAAGATATTCGTGTTGTTAGTATCTTAGTAATTGCCAACTCTGGGATGGTGGTTGTTGCCATTTTTCTTGTACTAGTTGCTTCTTACATACTCATTTTGTATCATTTGAGGACAAAATCATCAGAGGGGCGACGGAAAGCTCTCTCAACCTGTAGTTCTCACATAATggttgtagttttattttttgtgccCTGTATTTATACCTATGTTTTACCTGCAGGAAGTGAGAATAAGGATAAAGAAATTTCTGTGTTTTATACTGTGCTTGCTCCCATGCTGAATCCCCTCATCTACACCCTGAGAAACAGTGAGATGAAAAGCGCCATGCACAAGGTATGGTCTCGGATGTCACATTCAGAGTTAAGATAACTGAAGCAATCTTTGTTTCTGACCCTATGTTCCCAGGCCAGCTCTCCTTAGAAAGGTCGCAGAAATCTcgagctgtttgggaaggagggagctatgAGTCAAAGAAGCTGCTGTGTCGACTCTATCTGGGTCAAGGTGATCCCAGGTGAGCAGGTTGTGGGAAGGCTGCAAGAAAGGCCTTGGTAGAGTACACACGTACAATGAGAAAGCCCTAGGTTCCTTTCCCAGCCACGGACATCTTCAACCACTTTAACCACTTCAATCCTCTGTCTCCCAAAAATCTATGAGACCCTGTTGTTATTGGTAGAAATTTAATccaattttctcatttgtttgtctTTACTATTTCATTATTATTGAATTTTCCTTTTGTCTTATATTCATTATAAAATACTGGATTACATAAgggcattttcatacatatacataatatacttTAAGCACATTAAGCTCCCAtattttcctctcttccccttggCACCGCTCTCAGAGCAGGTTTAAGTTTAACCCTATAATCTCCAAACCCACTATGCTTGAATATGTATGGAGTTATGCTTACAGGCTTTGGAATTTGGGAAATTCAGAGGGCACAACTGCCAGTGTAAATCTTCCTGGTTACAGTTTGCATTAGTCATATGAGTACATTTttatggtgcatgtaaaacaatGTAATACTTAACAGCTGTGCATTTAACACATGAGTACATTTATATGGTGCATGTAAAACGATGTAATATTTAACAGAAATTTTACATATTCTCAACATGCAATATTATCACTGAGTTACAACCACAACTTTTTTATCATTATATGTACTTTGCTTCTAATTTCAAATTATAGTCTAATGTC
This Meriones unguiculatus strain TT.TT164.6M chromosome 21, Bangor_MerUng_6.1, whole genome shotgun sequence DNA region includes the following protein-coding sequences:
- the LOC132649749 gene encoding olfactory receptor 4P4-like; this translates as MENHKNVTEFVFMGLWENRQIELLFFLLFLLCYLAVLMGNSVILITVTCSHLIEQPMYYFLCHLSFMDLCYTSTVVPRLIRDLAAARKNISYNECMTQLFTAHLLAGVEIFILVSMALDRYVAIVRPLHYMVIMNRRRCDMLIFTAWAVGFWHSIALLLMVLSLPFCGPNHINHYLCDIKPLLKLVCKDIRVVSILVIANSGMVVVAIFLVLVASYILILYHLRTKSSEGRRKALSTCSSHIMVVVLFFVPCIYTYVLPAGSENKDKEISVFYTVLAPMLNPLIYTLRNSEMKSAMHKVWSRMSHSELR